In Pan paniscus chromosome 1, NHGRI_mPanPan1-v2.0_pri, whole genome shotgun sequence, the DNA window AATAGTGCCTTGTATTTTATCTGGTAGCCCTACCCCTGGCTGATCACCCAAATGTTTTATTTCCCCAGCAAAACTCTTCAACCAGCTCACAAATCCACATTCGGGATAGGGGTCCTCTGTCTTGGGGGATtgtccccctgccccagcctaGACCTGATCACCTGGATTGAGACCACCTGGCTCCCTTTAGGGCATAGATCAAAACTAGGCTGTAAATAATTTGAGTGTGCCAAGAACTTTGTGAATTGCAAGACCTGACTTTATATGGACATTGATCATTAACTTTGTGAGCTTCAGGAAGTTGACacctctgagcctcggttttttTTCAGCTCAAAAATTGggagaggttgccgtgagccgagactgtgccattgtactccagcctgggcaacaagaatgaaactctgtctcaaaagaaaaaaaaattgggggagaAGGTAGCCTGGATATTCCTTTCAACTCTAAACTCTAATTCTGTGAACAGCAGGGATGAGGGAGAGGATGAGGCTCCTTCCTTATTGGACAAAACCCCGTTGGAACTAAATGCTCCTAGGCTCCCTTGCCTAGGAAGGTCCCCCCAGAACAGTGGGAAATCTGGTTTCACAACTGGGGACCACCAGCTCAGGATCTCATGAGGCCCCAGGACCCTCTGGGCACGGGCCCGGATGCTCATCCCTGCAGACTGGATTGGTCCTTAGAGAGCCCTGGCGTTGCCCAAGCCATTCTGGTTCCTGTCAGTTGTTTGGTTGCAGCAAGGAACAAGACTCTAGGTCCACTTACCAGCAGCTGGGGGAACTGAGCCTCTTGCAGAGAACGAGAGCCCCACCTCTACTCTAGGAAATGAGCTTTTTAATTTAACTGGTCAGGCCTCAACCCACATTAGGGGTTCATGACCATTGTATAGACAGCTGTAGCCAGCTGTTCACAGCCCAGACAGACTTGCCCTATCTAGAcagccccctcctcccagctCAGGGACCCGTCTGGCTGTGAGCTTCCAGGAGGTCTCAGGGGTGtgacctccctccctccttccctccccactccctacctcctccctccaccccaggcTATAAAGCTGCCCAGGCTTGGCTCTCAGCACATCCAGCTGCCTGAGACCCTCCTGCAGCCTTCTCAAGGGACAGCCCCACTCTGCCTCCTGCTCCTCCAGGGCAGCACCATGCAgcccctgtggctctgctggACACTCTGGGTGTTGCCCCTGGCCAGCCCCGGGGCCGCCCTGACCGGGGAGCAGCTCCTGGGCAGCCTGCTGCGGCAGCTGCAGCTCAGAGAGGTGCCCACCCTGGACAGGGCCGACATGGAGGAGCTGGTCATCCCCACCCACGTGAGGGCCCAGTACGTGGCCCTGCTGCAGCGCAGCCACGGGGACCGCTCCCGCGGAAAGAGGTTCAGCCAGAGCTTCCGAGGTGagaccctccctccctgctgccccTGGTCCCATGGGGCAGGTCAGAGGTGCCCACTCCGGTGGTGTCAAAGGGCTCCTGGCCTTGCAGAGGTCTGTGGGAGGCTGGGTGAGGGCCACGGTCTAAGGGGCAGTGAGGTGGGGCCGGGCCTGTGAGGATGGCGGGGCCTCCGCATGCAGCGGTGCATGCAGTCAGGACTCCGGGGGTCTGTTTTCGTACTGCCACTCTGGTCTGAGTTCTACTTGGAGCATATTGCTTTAAAATCATCTCACAACCATTTGCTCACATGGAACTGGGGTATAACTATGTCTTGCCCATCTTCCAGCATTGTGAACATCAAAATGAGTCATTGTAAATAGAAGCGTGTTTGGGTAACTGAAAAATACTGCACTTGAGTAGACAACCTGGGTTATACCTGGCTGTCAGGGGTGCAGCGGGCCTGAATCCTCCTGCAGCCGGCCTGAATCCTCCTGCAGCCTCTCGCCTCCCTAGCTCCTCAGTGCCCAGAGCTAGACCCAATGCCAGGCACCTGGGTGAGGATTCTGCTCCCAGCATCTCAGCTGAGGCAAACTTGCTAGCTAGGGTCCCACAGGCGCCCCTGCCTGCTGGATGGAAATTGTTACTAAACAAGGCCCAGATCCAAGGGAGATTTGTAAACTGGGTTTGCCCCAGAGATAGAACAGGGCCGGTGTCTCCTAGCCTGGCTGCCAGCTCAGTGGCCCTGCCATCCTCAGAGCTCCCCTGGAGTCGGGGGAGGCCCTGCTGACCCTGCTCTTGTCCCCAGAGGTGGCCGGCAGGTTCCTGGCGTCGGAGGCCAGCACACACCTGCTGGTGTTCGGCATGGAGCAGCGGCTGCCGCCCAACAGCGAGCTGGTGCAGGCCGTGCTGCGGCTCTTCCAGGAGCCGGTCCCCAAGGCCGCGCTGCACAGGCACGGGCGGCTGTCCCCGCGCAGCGCCTGGGCCCGGGTGACCGTCGAGTGGCTGCGCGTCCGCGACGACGGCTCCAACCGCACCTCCCTCATCGACTCCAGGTGGGGGTCGCGCGGGCGCGCAGGGTAGGGGGAGGGCGCTGCTAGGCCCGGCTTGGGGGCGGGGACGCGGGGGGGCGGTGCGGGGTCCTCGGGGCCCGTCCCAGTCCCCGCCCTCAAGCGGCGCTGGGTCTCTGTGTCATGTCTCAGGCTGGTGTCCGTCCACGAGAGCGGCTGGAAGGCCTTCGACGTGACCGAGGCCGTGAACTTCTGGCAGCAGCTGAGCCGGCCCCGGCAGCCGCTGCTGCTACAGGTGTCGGTGCAGAGGGAACATCTGGGCCCGCTGGCGTCCGGCGCCCACAAGCTGGTCCGCTTTGCCTCGCAGGGGGCGCCAGCCGGGCTTGGGGAGCCCCAGCTGGAGCTGCACACCCTGGACCTTGGGGACTATGGGTAGGTGCTGAGGGTCAAACTGGTAAGCCGGAATAAAGAGACAGgcaattacatttattttgaaatggacaaCTTTTCAGAGTGCTGTGGGAATGAATGAGACAATGTATACAGTTCTTCCTCTGACTCTTAGGAGATCCTCTGTAAATATTGGTTATTAATTTTCAAGTTATTTCTAGCTGTCCATCCTATATCACAAACATCCAGCTTTTTGAAGTTGAGAGGTGGATCATAAATCTCCATCCCAGACGCCCTCTGACCTCAGCCCTCCCAGCTGACCGCTGACCCTGCTCTCTTTGCCCACACAGAGCTCAGGGCGACTGTGACCCTGAAGCACCAATGACCGAGGGTACCCGCTGCTGCCGCCAGGAGATGTACATTGACCTGCAGGGGATGAAGTGGGCCGAGAACTGGGTGCTGGAGCCCCCGGGCTTCCTGGCTTATGAGTGTGTGGGCACCTGCCGGCAGCCCCCGGAGGCCCTGGCCTTCAAGTGGCCGTTTCTGGGGCCTCGACAGTGCATCGCCTCGGAGACTGCCTCGCTGCCCATGATCGTCAGCAtcaaggagggaggcaggaccaGGCCCCAGGTggtcagcctgcccaacatgaggGTGCAGAAGTGCAGCTGTGCCTCGGATGGTGCGCTCGTGCCAAGGAGGCTCCAGCCATAGGCGCCTAGTATAGCCATCGAAGGACTTGACTTGTGTGTGTTTCTGAAGTGTTCTAGGGTACCAGGAGAGCTGGCGATGACTGAACTGCTGATGGACAAATGCTCTGTGCTCTCTAGTGAGCCCTGAATTTGCTTCCTCTGACAAGTTACCTCACCTAATTTTTGCTTCTCAGGAATGAGAATCCTTGGCCACTGGAGAGCCCTTGCTCAGTTTTCTCTATTCTTATTATTCACTGCACTATATTCTAAGCACTTACATGTGGAGATACTGTAACCTGAGGGCAGAAACCCCAATGTGTCATTGTTTACTTGTCCTGTCACTGGATCTGGGCTAAAGTCCTCCACCACCACTCTGGACCTAAGACCTGGGGTTAAGTGTGGGTTGTGCATCCCCAATCCAGATAATAAAGACTTTGTAAAACatgaataaaacacattttaatctataattttgtaattttctattttattttaattaattaattatttttgagacagagtctcactctgtcacccaggcgggagtgcagtggcccaatctcggctcactgcagcctccgccttccaggttcaagcgattctcatgccttagcatcttgagtaactgggattacaggcatgtaccaccacgccaagctaattttttgtatttttattattattattattgagacagctctgtcgcccaggctggagtacagtggcgctatcttggctcactgcaagctctgcctcccgggttcacaccattctcctgcctcagcctcccgagtagcttgggactacaggtgcctgccaccatgcctggctaaatttttgtattttttagtagagacggggtttcactgtgttaaccaggatggtctcaacctcctgacctcatgatccgcctgcctcggcctcccaaagtgctgggattacaggcgtgagccactgcacctggcctaattttttgtatttttagtagagatggggttttgccatgttgcccaggctggtctggaactcctgacctcaagtcattcggcagcctcagtctcccaaagggctgggattacaggcacaagccactgtgcccggctgtaattttccattttaatcaaAGCTCTGCAAATTGAGGAAGGAGCAGAAAGTTCTACAGAGATTAGGTCAACCTGATTGTAAAACTAAGGAAAGAGCTTGAGTTGGCCAAGACTTGGTAAAGATCTTGGTTAGGTAATACATGAAACTAGGATTAAAATGCTTTCAGGGCCAGCACgatggctcacttctgtaatcccagcactttgggaggccgaggtgggcggatcacttgaggccaggagttcaagaccagcctggccaacatggtgagagtgcatttctactaaaaatacaaaaattagctgggcatggtggtgtgcgtctgtaattccagctactcaggaggctgaggcatgagaatcgcttaaacccagcaggcggaggttgcagtaagctgagatcacaccactgcactccagcctgggcaatagagtgagattctgtctcaaaaataaaataaataaaaataaaatgcattctgATTCTAGAATCTATGGTACCTGCCCTCCCAGAATTGatacagaaatttctttttttttttttttttttttttttgagacggagtcgcccaggctggagtacagtggctggagtgcagtggcgcgatctcggcttactgcaagctccgcctcatgggttcacgccattctcctgccttagcctcccgagtagctgggactacaggtgcccgccaccacgcccggctaatttttttgtatttttagtagagatggggtttcaccatgttagccaggatggtctctatctcctgaccttgtgatccgcccacctcggcctcccaaagtgctgggattacaggcatgagccaccgcgccgggccaatACTGAAATTTTTTTGTTCTTGACACTTTGACTTTCCTGGGCATAGTGACTGGGCTTTATTCCAATCCTACTTGCATCAAAATAAAATCTGTGATCAAAATTATCATCTATacttagagaagaaaataaagcttcAGAGGATCTGGAATTTATAGCTGTAAGAGCTgtgcagctgggcgcggtggctcacgtctgtaatcctgaggaacacctgaggttgggagtttgagaccagcctgaccaacatagagaaaccccatctctactaaaagtacaaaattagccgggtgtggtggcacatgcctataatcccagctacttgggaggctgaggcaggagaatcgcttgaagccaggaggtggaggttgcagtgagctgagatcacaccactgtactacagcctgggcgacagagtgagactctgtctcaataagtaaataattaattaaaaattaaaaaataaaatagtgatttTACAAGCACTTCACACAACTGACATAACAAAGGCTGTGGCTATCTCAACTCACATTTCGATCCATCAAGGCCTTCTCTTGATTTTGAAATAACCTTAACCTACTCAAGAACAAATTTAGAAatcctttctctctctgaaaTCTTTGTCAGTGGCTCCAGCATTCTAATTACCAAGACCGGAACCTTGCACTTGCCTGGACCCATGGCACAGACCAGACAGGTGGGGGCACCATTCattgaggaaggaaggaggacagGCAGGTGCGGGAGTGGGGAGTGGAAGGAAGATTGGACAGGGACAGTCTAAGGAGCCAACGGGGAGTCCAGGGGCCACACCCAGGACTCTGCAGACCGTCAGATGTGGAGGTAAGAGAGCAGGGACGGGGGATGGCCAGGCGCAGCTATGGAGGGACAAGGGCAGAGATGATACTGGGGGGGCACAGAGGAAAAACCCTGGAAAATAACTAGTGGCTAGAGCTttggggagagaaggggaaagacaGATGGGACAGAAAAGAACTGAGAGAGGCAGGAAGagaccctccccaccccacccctggacAGCCACAGACTGGCGCTAGAATCAGGGACAGGGAGgtaaggaggatttttttttttttttttttgagacagagtttcgctcttgttgcccaggctggagttcaatggtgaaatctcagctcaccgtaacctccgcctcccaggttcaagcgattctcctgcctcagactccctagtagctgggattacaggcatgtgccaccacacccggctaattttgtatttttagtagagacggggtttctccatgcgggtcaggctggtctcgaactccagacttcaggtgatccgcccacctcggcctcccaaagtgccggtattacaggcatgagccaccgcgcccggcaataaGGAGGATATTTTTATGCCGTTACAGAAAATGATGAAAGCTCAGAAATGGAAGAGAGGTCGGAGAACCTGCAAAGGCATGCATGTGGGGTGAGGACTGCTCAGAGCTCAGAGAGGGGTGCTGGAAGGGACCTGAGAGGAAGCTTTGGTCCAACCACTCATTTCACAGATAGGGAAACAAGGGCCTGCGGAGGGGTTGGTTTGCTCCTTGATTCCCAGGGCGCGCGGTCCTCCCCGAACCCAGCCTCGCTTCCCGCGCAGCGCCCAGCAGTCCCTGGCGCGGCGGGCCGGCCCTGCCCTCGCGAGCTTGCGGTCCGGTTGTGGAGGCCACCGGCTCCCTGGAAACATTTGGCTCCCGGCCGGGAGGCATGCCGCGCTCTCGGACCTGGGCTGGAGTAGGTGCCCTTGGCGGCCCTGGCTCGAGCAGTAATGGACTAGCCCCAGGGGGCGTTGGAAATGCTGCGACCCGCCCCCACATTTTTGCCCGAACGGAGACCCTCCGGGCTTTCACGGTCCGGCCTTCTACAGCGGCGGGGGAGCCGCGGCCTCTTGCAGGGCGCTCCGCGCGGTCCCCGACTACCCGGAGCCGAGGTGCGGGCTGAATCCTGCTGAGCTCCCCATGCTACCACCCCCGCAACCCCACTCTCCCGGGGCGGGTCTAAGAGCTCTTCGGGGAAATTCAAAGCACTACAGGGACCAACGTTTGCAGATGCTCTCCCTGCGCCGCGACCACCTTGTGCTTGGCCCAGTTCTCCCGGAGGCGTCCAGAGACTGGGCTCGTGCCGGGGGACGGAAGAGGGTGCGCCCCGGCGGATCCCTTCTTGGAGCCTGGACGTGAGCTGGCCGGTCCGGGGCTTGCAGACCTCCGGGAGGAGCTGCGGGGCTGAGCGGCAACCAGGAGGCCAGGCCGGGGCAGAGGACCGCCGAGGGCCACCGCGGGAGGCGCAGTCAGCTGCGTACAGGCTTGCGCCGCCGCGGGCCAAGACTCCAAATTGGGCAAGCGGTGGCCGCAGCTCTGCGCATGTGCAGGAGGCGCCGGAGTTTCACTTTGTAACTTTTAAGTGGTCGGAACACGCCCCGCGCTGCTG includes these proteins:
- the LOC100969502 gene encoding left-right determination factor 1, with product MQPLWLCWTLWVLPLASPGAALTGEQLLGSLLRQLQLREVPTLDRADMEELVIPTHVRAQYVALLQRSHGDRSRGKRFSQSFREVAGRFLASEASTHLLVFGMEQRLPPNSELVQAVLRLFQEPVPKAALHRHGRLSPRSAWARVTVEWLRVRDDGSNRTSLIDSRLVSVHESGWKAFDVTEAVNFWQQLSRPRQPLLLQVSVQREHLGPLASGAHKLVRFASQGAPAGLGEPQLELHTLDLGDYGAQGDCDPEAPMTEGTRCCRQEMYIDLQGMKWAENWVLEPPGFLAYECVGTCRQPPEALAFKWPFLGPRQCIASETASLPMIVSIKEGGRTRPQVVSLPNMRVQKCSCASDGALVPRRLQP